From the Candidatus Bathyarchaeota archaeon A05DMB-5 genome, one window contains:
- a CDS encoding 30S ribosomal protein S11 — protein sequence MSSTSKKTERWAVVHIYSSYNNTMVHVTDISGAETISRTSGGMFVKADRMGSSPYAAMRAATAAAEIAKDKGITAIHIKVRAPGGSGPRTPGPGAQAAIRALARAGFRIGRIEEVTPIPHDGTRRPGGRRGRRV from the coding sequence ATGAGCAGCACCAGCAAAAAAACCGAAAGATGGGCAGTAGTTCACATTTACAGCTCCTATAACAACACAATGGTGCACGTAACAGACATTTCAGGCGCAGAAACAATATCCAGAACATCCGGCGGAATGTTCGTAAAAGCAGACAGAATGGGCTCATCACCATACGCAGCCATGAGAGCAGCCACTGCCGCAGCAGAAATCGCCAAAGACAAAGGAATAACAGCAATACACATCAAAGTAAGAGCCCCAGGCGGGTCAGGTCCAAGAACACCTGGTCCGGGCGCGCAAGCAGCCATCAGAGCTTTAGCAAGAGCAGGTTTCCGCATAGGACGAATAGAAGAAGTCACGCCTATACCACACGATGGCACACGCAGACCCGGCGGCAGAAGAGGAAGAAGAGTCTAG